In the Deferribacter desulfuricans SSM1 genome, AAGAATAAAGATTTTTATCTTTTAAGTCTAGATTATAATTCCCAATATTCATATTTTTTGTTATAAGTAAGTTAATATAACAATTGGGGTGAGCAATGATAAATTATGTTTTTGATACAAATGTGCTACTTTATGATCCGATGTCAATTTTTACTTTTGAAAACAGTGTTATTAATATACCGATTACAGTTATTGAAGAGATAGATATTTTTAAAAAGCACATGGATCAAACAGGTTATAATGCAAGGTTTGTAGCAAGAAAGCTTGATGAGCTAAGAAGTTTGGGAGAACTAAATAAAGGGGTTAAGATAGAAAATGGCTCTATAATAAGGGTTAATGTCTGTAATCATCATTTAAAAGATTTGATACCAGATGAGCTGATTAGTGATAAAGCTGATAACCTTATACTTTCTGTGGCTAAGTACTTGCAGGAAAAAGAGGATAAAGAGGTTATTTTTGTTACCAAGGATGCTAATTTAAGGATTAAGGCTGATGTATTGGGAATAAAATCAATAGATTATGAAAAAGATAAGGTAGAAATAGAAAGTTTTTTTGAGGGTGCTAAAAAGGTTGTGGTTAGTGATGACATAATAAATAGATTTTATCAAGATGGGGAGCTTGAAATAGAAATTGATGCAGCTGAAAACGAGTATCTGTTTTTGGTTTCAGAAATAAATGAGAAACATACTGCTCTTGGAAGGTATTCTAAGAAAAATGGGAAAGTTGTTAAAATTAAAGAGTTCAAAGAAGGGGTTTGGGGGATATTTGCTAGAAATGCCGAGCAAAAGTTTGCTTTTGATGCATTGATGGATGATTCTATCAAGCTTGTCTGTTTGATGGGGATTGCGGGCACAGGGAAAACACTACTGGCAATAGCAGCAGGACTTAAAAAGGTTGCAGATGATAGGGTTTATAAAAAACTCCTTGTGGCAAGGCCTATTTTCCCTATGGGAAAAGATTTGGGTTATTTGCCAGGAGAATTGAAAGAGAAATTAAACCCTTGGATGCAACCTGTCTATGATAATTTACAGCTAATTTTATCCAGTGAAGATGGTGGTTATTCTTACAAGGCACTTCTTGAGCAAAATATTGTGGAAATTGAAGCTCTTACTTATATCAGAGGAAGGAGTATGCCAAACCAATATTTTATAGTGGATGAAGCCCAAAATTTAACCCCTCATGAGATAAAAACAATACTTACAAGGGCAGGTGAGAATACAAAGGTTATTTTGACAGGTGATCCTTATCAGATAGACAATCCGTATATAGATTATCATTCAAATGGATTGACTTATGTTGTGGATAAATTTAAAGATGACGAAATCGCTGCTGTGGTAACTTTGATAAAAGGGGAAAGATCTGAGCTTGCCACAAAGGCAGCTAAAAAGTTGTAGAGGTAAAAGATGGAATCTTTTGTAGAAAATATATTTGAAGAGATGAAAGAAACATTAAACAAATTTACTGCAAAAAATAAGAATCTACTTATTGCAATAGCTCAAGAGATTGCGGATTGCTTTATGGAAGAGGGTAAATTGCTTATTTTTGGTAATGGTGGAAGTGCTGCTGATGCCCAGCATATTGCTGCAGAGTTTATAAATAGATTCAAGATTGAAAGACCATCGCTTCCTGCAATAGCTTTGACTACTGATACTTCTGTGCTAACATCTATCAGTAACGATTACGATTTTAATCAGGTATTTTTAAAACAAGTAATGGCATTGGCTGATGAAAGGGATATCGTTTGGGGTATTTCTACCAGTGGTAACTCAGAGAATGTAATAAATGCCCTTAGGTTTGCTGCAACAAATGATATCAAAACAATCGGCTTTACTGGTAAAGATGGTGGTAAAATGAATGGGCTTTGCGATTTACTTTTAGTGGTGGATTCAGATAATACTGCAAGGATACAAGAGATGCATATTGCTGCAGCACATATAATTTGTGAGCTCGTTGATGAGATTATGTTTGGTAGATTTTCAGATATGTTAGAGGATGAATGATGGAAAATATCATTTTTGATGTGGATAAATTAGTTAATATTATTGATAGAAAAGGTAAAAAAGTTGTTTTTACGAATGGATGTTTTGATATAGTGCATTATGGACATATATCTTATCTTTATAAAGCAAAAGAACTTGGAGATATTTTAGTTGTGGCATTAAATAGCGATGAATCTGTAAAGAGGTTAAAAGGGGAGAAAAGACCTATAAATAGTTTAAAAGAACGAGCAGCTTTAATTGCTTCTTTAAAACCTGTGGACTATGTGACTATGTTTGAAGAGGATACACCTTATAACATTATTAAAAAGATAAAACCTGATGTGCTTGTAAAGGGTGGTGATTGGAAAGAGGATGAAATTGTTGGCTCTGATATTGTAAAAAGCTATGGTGGAGAGGTTTATTCTTTAAATTTTGTGGAAGGGTTTGCAACAACAAATATTATAGAAAAGATTATTGATTTATATTGTAAATAATGGATAGATCTGTTTTTTCGTCACTTTGGGGATCATCAAAATCATTTTTATTA is a window encoding:
- a CDS encoding PhoH family protein, which gives rise to MINYVFDTNVLLYDPMSIFTFENSVINIPITVIEEIDIFKKHMDQTGYNARFVARKLDELRSLGELNKGVKIENGSIIRVNVCNHHLKDLIPDELISDKADNLILSVAKYLQEKEDKEVIFVTKDANLRIKADVLGIKSIDYEKDKVEIESFFEGAKKVVVSDDIINRFYQDGELEIEIDAAENEYLFLVSEINEKHTALGRYSKKNGKVVKIKEFKEGVWGIFARNAEQKFAFDALMDDSIKLVCLMGIAGTGKTLLAIAAGLKKVADDRVYKKLLVARPIFPMGKDLGYLPGELKEKLNPWMQPVYDNLQLILSSEDGGYSYKALLEQNIVEIEALTYIRGRSMPNQYFIVDEAQNLTPHEIKTILTRAGENTKVILTGDPYQIDNPYIDYHSNGLTYVVDKFKDDEIAAVVTLIKGERSELATKAAKKL
- a CDS encoding D-sedoheptulose-7-phosphate isomerase; translated protein: MESFVENIFEEMKETLNKFTAKNKNLLIAIAQEIADCFMEEGKLLIFGNGGSAADAQHIAAEFINRFKIERPSLPAIALTTDTSVLTSISNDYDFNQVFLKQVMALADERDIVWGISTSGNSENVINALRFAATNDIKTIGFTGKDGGKMNGLCDLLLVVDSDNTARIQEMHIAAAHIICELVDEIMFGRFSDMLEDE
- the rfaE2 gene encoding D-glycero-beta-D-manno-heptose 1-phosphate adenylyltransferase encodes the protein MENIIFDVDKLVNIIDRKGKKVVFTNGCFDIVHYGHISYLYKAKELGDILVVALNSDESVKRLKGEKRPINSLKERAALIASLKPVDYVTMFEEDTPYNIIKKIKPDVLVKGGDWKEDEIVGSDIVKSYGGEVYSLNFVEGFATTNIIEKIIDLYCK